A section of the Tenrec ecaudatus isolate mTenEca1 chromosome 10, mTenEca1.hap1, whole genome shotgun sequence genome encodes:
- the CCL5 gene encoding C-C motif chemokine 5: MKVFIATLAILAAATLCAPASASPYASDTTPCCFGYISRSLPRAHIREYFYTSAKCSSPAVVFVTRRNRQVCANPEKKWVREYINALEMS, from the exons ATGAAGGTCTTCATAGCCACCCTGGCCATCCTTGCCGCTGCCACCCTCTGTGCTCCTGCTTCTGCCTCTCCAT ACGCCTCGGACACCACACCCTGCTGTTTTGGCTACATCTCCCGGTCCCTGCCCCGCGCCCACATCCGGGAGTACTTCTACACCAGCGCCAAGTGCTCCAGCCCAGCGGTCGT CTTTGTCACCCGAAGGAACCGCCAGGTGTGCGCCAACCCAGAGAAGAAGTGGGTGCGGGAGTACATCAACGCTCTGGAGATGAGCTAG